A region of the Mycoavidus sp. HKI genome:
GGTCAACGTGTCATACACGCTGATTGTGCCGTCGCCAAGGCCCACTGCGCAGGTTTTCCCATCCGGGGAATACATGCAGACCCTGACCGGGCTCTTTTCTTCAAGAAAAGGCAATTCACCAAACTGTGCACCCGCCATTTTTGCGCCGGTCAAATTGGCCTGGCGCAGCCAACTATTGCGCAGTTTGACTTTCCTTAAATCCGCCCCTTGCAACTGCGCAGAATCGAATACGCCCTGATTCAGATCAGCGCCTGGAATCTGGATGCCCTGTAAATCTGCTCCATTAAACTGCACGCCCGCTCTAACCAAGATCGTGATTGCATTAGCCGCGGCCTTGCGAGCTTCTTTGTCGTCCTTAGAGCGCTCTATGACCGCGTGCAGCTGTTCGTTGAACAGGGGCTCCTGTTGTACACGCTCGGCGAGAAATTGCAAAATGGATGGCTCGTTGACAAAATTCTTCTTCCACAAGGGTGAGTCGAGCAAGGGCTTATCAATGTCCACCGCAGCGGCTTCCACCGCAGCTTGGCTATCAAAGCTCCAGTCAGAACTGACGCTGCCTCGACGGTTTGAGGTTTGCGTCAGGGCTACTTTGCGCGCGCGCTCCCCATCTTGCGGCTCAAAGATCGCACGGGCCACCCCATATTCCAATAGCGACCGATGGATAAAACGGAACTGATTGCCACTGCGCGTTAATGGACTGGCTTCACGCAGCAGGTGCTTGTCGTCTTCCCGACCAAAAAATTTTTCTTTCCAGGTCCCTTGATCTCTAAAGTGCGAATACTCAACGACGGGGTTCCCCGCTTGCTCTTGATAGATCTCAGCCGACAAGTTTTTCAAAAAGACAATGCCATTTTGCGTAAAGCCTTCATCGGTCAAGCTCTCAAAGGCTTTCTTTTCTAGCTCGGTTAACTTTTTATCTCCCAAGCGTTTTTTACCACGCTCTAGCCATTGCTCCACGAACTGGTCGTACAGCGCCACCCGGGTTACCCGGACCGTAGAAAACGTTTGACCTACATCCACCATGCGAGGCAGTACCTCTAAGGACAAGGTTAAAAGAAAGGGATTCTTCACTAAGTCTTGTAAGTGAGGAATCTGCTCAAGCGCCTGCTTGTAATCTTTCGCCTGCCAGAGTGGTCTACTCACGGCCACATATTGCTTGATGTACTCGTTAATTTTTTCCTTTGAAAACGGTGCCATCACCGCTTCCTGAAATAGCGCTGACTTGGCCTGGTGATTGCGGTCCGTCGGCTGAAATCGATCCCGATAATCAAGGCCAATATATTCGCTACGGCAGCTGATGACCATTTGCGCCTGCCATTCTCCTGACTGATTCAGCTGATTACTCATATATAGATTATGAGTTTGCTGACTCTCGTCATAGCCATCGCAAATTAAGACGAATTGATGACGTTCTTTTAACTCTCTAATCTGTGGCTCGGTAAAACCCGCTTTGCGTAAGTGCTTGGGAATCAGATCCTGTTCGGGCTTATCGATCGCGGGCAAGTTAATAAAAAGCGGGATGCGTTGATTTTGCTTGGGCGTATAAGCGTGCCATAGGTCCTTTTCGAGCATCCGGTTAAAGGTCGATTTACCCGAGCCGGAATCCCCTAAGAGCAGCATTACCTTTTGCGTACCATCGAGAAATTCGTTGACCTTACCCTTTAGATCGAACAGCGTCTTATCAGATGCTTTTAGGCTAGGCTTGGCCTGTGGCGAGATATACACGGCGTCGCCCCGTTCTTGCAAGCGCTGACGTCTGAGCTTACGTAAATCGACTTCGACATCGGGCTTATTCTGAACGCGGTCTAGTAGAGAGGAAGAGGCCGATAGGGGCAGCACCACGTTCAGTGGATACTGGCTGTGGACTTCCTCCTGGCACTTTTTATAGAGCTCTTGTGTATCGGCATCCCCACTTTTTTCTAACTTAATAAGCATGGTTTTGGCTGCCGTAGCACTCACCGACTTCACAGACTTATCGGATAAGTGGAGCAGGATCTTAATGATCCATTGCTTTACGTCAGCCAACTGACCCCACTCTGTATCGTTGGTATATAGCTCACTGAGAAAATTTAAGGCGCTTTGACGCGTGTCAGCGTCCCATAGCGGATTCGCCGCTATTTGGCCTAAGCGTTCACACAGCCCCCATTGAAAGGCAGGGTGACGGCGGCAGGGAACAGTTCGCACTAATTCCTCAAATGCCGTGAATTGCCCATTTTGCAGCAAGGTGTCACTACCGCGTAGCGCGCTATACCAAGCGCTTTTGCGTTTAAAAGCGAAGCCTTCTCGGAAGCTGTCGATAAGACCCTGTCCACTCTCGTACAACGACATTGCACCTTCAACCCCGTCCTTGAGGGTCTGCGCAACCCCTACCACGTCTGCGACGCCCTGCTGAATACTCTGCAGTCCGTCTACAAAACCCTTCAAGTCAAAGGCTTTGACGGCACTGACGATCCCAGCCACACCACCAACGACTTTAGTGGTGCGCCGCCACGCCGCGTCCCATGGGGTTTCATTATCGGGCACATACAGCAATGCCTGAGAGGCGTAGGCTGCTTTATAAACCAGATAGGGGTCATTGCTCCCTTGTAATCCGTCCATAGAAGCGGCGAGCGGAGCATGGAGTTTTTCGCGATCTAAGCCTGTGACCTGGCTATCGGCCATCGCATCCAACACGTTCGATACCGTGCGCGTTAATTGATAAAGATTGTCCGTGGACTGCCCATGCGTTTCTTGTAAGCGGGTGTTTAAAAGGGTTAATATTTTGACTAAATCATCCGGCTTTAAGGAGCCGCGGGTGGCGCTTTGAATCAGTCGAGCCAGTCCTTCTACCAAATGGAAATCCAGCAAGAGGGGCTGGTTAACGCCATCCACAAACGCTGCTAACAATTTTTGAAAGTTGTCTGGTTTCAGCGCGGGGGCGACACACAAGATTTCGGTGACGGTCGCTTCATCTTTGAGTTCGTCATTGATGAAGGCGCGGATCAAATCGGTGGCGAGCGCATGCAGTCGCTCTCGTTCTTCAGTATTACTGGCGGTGGCTTGTGACCAAAGACGCTCTTTTTTTTCGAGTGTTTCGCTAGAGAGCGCAGTTTCTGATAAAAGGCTCAGGCAGTACGCGAGTTGAGCGGTGCTCGTGAGGCGGTCGTCCACTTCGGGTAGCTCATAGTCAGCGACAGGCCGAGGCACATTCTTAGCAAAAATTTGAAGGGCACTCTGTGTGGTGTCGAGGTCCGGGTTTTCTTGGCTCAGCAGAGAAGGAGAAAGAGACGGCATGGCGAAGGAAGCAGCGGGAGAAAGTAAGGCGTTGATAGAACCAAACATGCTGCTGGGGCGTGTGGCGGCAGGCAATTTGCTTTGCGCTTCGACATGCCCCCAGGTTTTTGCTTTCTCATAGCTGGCATTCGCCTTATCGAGCTTGCCCAGCGCTTTGAGTACATCGCCGCGCTCTAAGTAGATGGCGGCAAGGTCATCCCGCAGGGCTTGGTCTTCTGACGTCTGTGGGGCCTGCGCTTTTCTGAGCGCTTCTTTCACTTGAGATAAAGGAGTCACATGGCGCTCGTCCGCGACTTTGACCAATGAGGCCTTGGCATGCTCATACAAGATAAAAGCGGTTTCCAGATGTTCCGCCTCCTTATGATAACGACCTTCTTTTAAATAGCTTTGAGCAAGCTCTAGGTTGACGGCGGCAGACGTTGCGTGTGTAAGTCTGGACAACATAGGGTTTTCCTTTTATTTTTTGTTACTAAGTATTGTAAGACGGCTTGCTGTACTTCGAAAAATGACAGCTAGCGAGTTTGAAATGACAGTTAGCGAGTCTGGCATGGAGTAGTCATCACGATCTGATCACGATGACTACTCCATCCCCTAGGGCTACATGACTAAACAACTATTTTGCTGATGTCGCACCTCTTCTACAACTTGTTGCGCTTCAGCTTCACTCTTAAACACCCCCTGATACGGGCGGGTACGTGCCTCCAGCGGCGAGCCGAATCGATAGCCGTAAACACTAGGACGCACCTGCTGGGATGGGAGATACAACGCTGCGCCCTCTTCCGCCGTCTCTACCTTGACGCCTGGTTTGGAGAAAAATCCTTGGACACTCCAGCCGCCCTGTAACGACCGCCCCGACTCGTCCGCTTTCGGCTGACTCAAGCGTGCATTCGCTTCCCCCGTCATCAGAGCAAGGATCACCCTTTCCTGAGAAGACAGCATATCGACGCCCCCTGTTCTCAGGTAATCCATCACGCGGCGCGCGCCATACTCGGCCAACGTTTGAATATCTTGGGTGCGCCAGGTTTGTCCCGAGAATACAGGCTGCCAACAACGCGCCGCATAGTAGGCCATTTCTTCTATCTGCTGCTGGATGCCGGCAGACACGCGCAGACCTTTTGATTTCTGCTCAGGATCTGCAACACGCAGGACACCCGCCTTTTGATCACTGCGCTGCGGCTCGCTGAGCAGTTTCGTCACCGCCTGCACGATGGCCGGCAGATCGACCGTGTCGGAGGCTCCGGTCGTGGCATTGAATTCGATTTTGGGTAATGCACGTGATACCGCCTCGATCAGCCTTTCTGCTAACGCGGCTTTATTTTTCAGCAGCGCTTCACCATTCGCGCGTCGCAGCAGTTGAATAATTTGATACAGCTGCTCTTCTTGGAATTGTTTGGCAAAGAGGTTAGCATGCTTGTTCTCTGGCGCGTCCAAATTAATCCGCTGCGCCAAAGTGTGGTACCACAACTCCTCTTGCTGAAGCTGCTGCGTACGTTTTTCCTCCTGGGTTTTTTCCTGAGCTTCGAGCGCAGCAATTTTCTGTGTGAGCTCGGCTGCTTGGGTCTCGAGGGCGGCTTGCTGTTCGAGGACTGCTTTTGCATGCTGCTGCCACAACCAGGCATAGGCCGTGGCCTCGACGACCTTAATCTGATCGCGAGAAATGAGTTTCGGCGGTGCACTGCAGGCGATCAACTGTGCTTCACAATACGCTGTCAGGCTCGCCTGGGTCTCCCAGCTGGCTGTTTGTACAGCAATTTGGTCCTGTGTGACCGTCTGCTGATGTTGCAGCAGTTTTTGTTCTATTTTGAGGCCTAAGACTTTTGTCACCGACTGAAAGGCCCCTATTTGGATGGGCAAAGCCTGGTCAACGAAGAGCTTAGCCAGAGCCCAATACTCCGTTTCGTAAAACGCTCGCGCGAGATTGAAGTAAGCACGGCCCTGTCTTTCTCGACGCTTGCCATCGTAAAGGAGAATCTGGCAGGTGTGCGTCATCCCGGCCTCAAAATCCCCCCCCGCCAGATAAGCTTCGCCAAGGTAAATGGACAGCATCCCCAATGCTTGGTGTTGGTTTGCCGTCTCGTGTCTCAGGAAAATACGGTGCGTCTCGTACAGCGCATCGATCGCAGGTTGATAATTCCGCTCAGCTGCCGGCCGAGCATCTTCCAATTCCTTCTGGATAATCCCCTGATCAATCAAAATCTCGGCGCGCACACGTTCGTTGAATACCGCCGGATGTCGATCGAACCATCTCGCTAATTCATCAAACCTTTCGAGCGCATCAACTAAACGTCCTTGCTTGCGCAACGCCCGGGTGAGATTGCGCAGCGTATAGGCAATCGCCTCAGGATTGCCGACTTCGCCCAAATTGACTTGAATGGCGTAACTTTTCTCAAAATTCTGAATCACTTCCACGGCAACCTGGCCGCGTGGAACCAGCTGAGAAGCGAGGGTCCCCTCTTGATACAGATATTCTTCCGCATATAGTTTGAGTAATTTGGCCTCTTCCTGATTGGCCTCTTGCCGAGTGATGGACAAGGCAAAGTCCTCTGGCCGCTGTTCAAAGTGCGCGAGTTGTTCCTTGGACAGCCCCTGCTTAAAGAAGCGCTGGGCCCCTTGCAGACAATCATGGGCTAGCTGTAACTCACCGTGATGTAGGTAGTAGAGTCTGGCTAGGCTGCTACCCAACGTCAGCACTTGGTGCAGCAAAGGCAAATTCTTAGCAAAGGAGACCGTAGCACAGGTCTCAAAAACAAGCGTATGGACCAGATCAGTATAGGGTTTTAAGTCTTCTGGCTTGTTATGACGACCATCTGAGCTTTCGTTATCTGTCAAATAATTGAAAACCTCAGACAGTCGCTGGATGTTTTTTTCAAGCAGCGGACGTTGTTCTGACAGATACCGTTTTTGCACCACGCTTAGGAAGGCCGGGTTAAGCTTGAGACTGTTAGTCGCCTGATCGAGGTCCACAATCTCGAGCTGCTTCTGGGACAATATCTGAATGGCGTCTTGATCAACCTGTTCATTGCCAAAAAAGGCAAAGGGGATGCGAGGTTCTCCCAGCCAGGCCGCCTGTTTAAGGATAGTCAGTGCCCGCGCTGTGACCGGGTTCGTTACCGTTTCCGCTTCTAGTGGCCCTAGACTCGCCTGCGCGATCTCACTCAATAAGATATCTCGCACCTCTTGGTGTTGCTCAGGTTGCGCCAAAAAGTCGGCAAAGTTCCTAAAACCCGCCATCGTAGCTTGGTAATGTCGGCACAACGCCTGAATGACAGCTGGAAACCCCTCTGTCATGCGAATCACCTGAGCAAAATCACACGCGTCGAGCGGCTCTTGCGGCAGGCACTGCTGAACTAAATCCTTCGCTTGCTCCGAGGTAAAAAGGCTCAGGGGCAGAGAGTCAACGTCTCGCTCTAAGCATTGTTTGAGCTTATCGGTCAATGGCTGGGCTGTTGTATAAATCAATTGACCGGACCAAAAAGACGGCTTCAGCCAAGTCAAGACAAGATCGGCATTACTCGGCGTTAGCCCGTCCAAGATCAATAATGAACGAGGATGTTGCTGCACATAGCTTGCCACTTGCCGCAGGGCTGTTTGCGGCCTTAGATTGCCATAACCGAGCGCGTAACCAATGGCTTGGATATCTGCATGAGCACGATTCACACTGCTGCAGTCAATCCAGGCAAGCAAATCGTAAGACGCAAAGAACGCATCAGGGCGCGGATGAATCAAGCGCTGAAGCAGCGTGGTTTTACCCACACCAGGCAGGCCGATGACTTCAATTAGGGCTTTGGGCTGATCCTTTAGCAGTTCGAATAATTGGGCTGATTCTGCTCGAGGAACGTAATGGTCTGGACGAATCGGTAGCTTACCGAGGGAAAATCGGGGACCTGATGCCGCCAGCAAGCGGGTCAACTGCTCTACCGCGTTAGCATGGCCCCAGCCTTGTGCTTTTTGGTAGCACGCTTGGGCTTGGTCAACCTGTTTGAGTTGTTCGAATACTTCCGCATGCTCGAAATAGACATCAGCAATGCACTGCCGTAAGGCTGTTTGCTCCGGCGTCTCAGATCGATCGCGCTCGGTCACTCGGACGTCTGGGTCTGACGGCGTCAAGCCCTGCTGCTTGGCCAACTCGAGCAGGGCCACGGCCACCTGCTCATACAAAGGATTGGCCAGCTCGGGCCGCGCTTCTTTATGCGCGCGCGCTTGCGCTAAATCTGGCGCAAGCCTATCTGAGGCAAAAGGAAGTAGCGGTGTATTCGGATAATGCGTTGAAATGTTTAACATGGGGTTAACCTTATTGCGCTTGCAGTTAATGGTGTGTATTGATCAACTGCAAGGGAATGTAAAAATAGTGTGCGAGGAGGATGTTCACCCTAGGAAAAATGAATGCGTTTGACCTAGATTTAGATTGTCTTACTCGTGTAGAGAATCAGCCGATTGAATATAATTTTTTTGTAATCGCTTCCTTTCGAAATGAACCGGGACATGTCGGTAAGCGCGGAATGCCCGCGCTTACCTTAACCTGCCACCAGACACTCATCCGCTTGAGACACATAGCGCAAACTCACGCCCTTTTTTAAGTGAGTAGCAACGCTATGCAGCCTGCAACTTGCATAGCTCTTCAACCTATATTGATGGGCCAGAAATGCGCTCACTTCACTAATTCACATAGTGCGATTTCAGATGAATTGCCAAATTAGTATTAAAATATTATCGATACTGACATGGTTCGTCAAGCATGTTGGGGGGAGCAAATGAATTATCCGGTTTTTAGCACGTGAATTGTCCGGTTCCTGGGTGGGTTATGTGTTTAAGGATTTCTGAATGGCTCGACTGTTTACGGTCTTTAAGATAAGCCTGTCGAAGTTCCTGATCAGGTGTGCTGTTCTCTGCTAGATTGTCAACAGTGATTGAAATTTGATACAGTTTGCAGCGAAATCCTGACTCTAAATCCGATAAGGAATAAAAAATGAACACTCAAGGGGAAAAAATGCTCAGTCGCAAAGCACTGTTGGGCGCAACCATGAAAGCCATATTCTGGGCTTTTATGGGGATTCGAAAAAGCCGCGATCATAAGCAAGACGTTGAACGCCTCAACCCTCTCCATGTATTGATTGCGGCCCTCGTAGGCGGATTGATTTTTATAACCACATTGATCATTGTGGTTAAGCTTGTCGTCAAAAATTATTAAGGCGCTATCCAATATGTTATTGAGAATCGTCGATAAGTCAGAGCACTCCGCTGCTGCAGAAAGCGTGCAGTGCGCCTACTCAGAATCTGTTGCAGGGGCCCTCGAGCACCGGGCAGAGCCGGTTGAAATCTCTGTCGAAACCCGTACTGGCGTCACGCGTTTTGTGACGGCTTTTGACTTAGCCTCGATCCCTACAGATTTACGGCAAACCTTAGACTGGTATTTCACTGAATATCCGCATGCTGCCACCGCTCAACCCGATGATCATGGTATCGCTGCCAAACTGACCGAGCTTGGACAAGCAATCGGCAATCAGCTTCTAGGCGAGCAGCCGCAATTTGCGCAGGCCATCGCGGCGATCCAAAAACAAGGGATTCAGCAACTCACTGTCCGCATTGAATCAACGCGCGCCAGCTTTTTGGCGCAGCCGTGGGAGTGGCTGGTATTGCCAGCTAGTAGCCAGGTGTTGTCGACGATAGCGAAGAGCTTTGAAAAGCGATTCACCGGTGGGAGATTCTCGGAATCGGATACTGAGTTGGAATACGATCTGAAAGTCACACCGCCGGTGCCAGATGCCATTGCTGAGCTTAATCAACAAATGGGAAATTCAGCTCCAACACAAGCCGCCGCGGAAAAACCCTATCATGCGCCGCTGTGCATCTTGCATATCGTCTCTAGAGCGTACTCAGAACATCTACCTTTTGCATCTAGCGCGGCGCTCGAAGCCGCCACGGACTCGTTCTGCTCAGAAGGCGCCATCCACTATGAAATTTTTGTCGCAGGAACTTGGGCGCAGCTGCAAAAACGGCTCAGCGACCCTCAGCGTCCTGTGCATATTGTGCAGTACGATGGCCCGCTCGTAGTAGAAGGTACGGCAACCAGCCGTGGACAGAATACTGGCGCGGCGTGCTCTGAGCTGCTCAGCCTTCTGCTGGAGGATGCCGGCACTACGTTCGGGCCCATTGCATTTGCCGATTTTGCGAAAGTGCTAGTGCAGAACAAAATCGCGGTGCTGTGCCTCGATGCCCGTGGATATTTCAAGGGTAGCCAACTGCTGGATGCCGCCGCCGGCTTAAGCGCTGCTGCCCATGCTGCTCATCATGCAGGTCTGGGCAATCTGATTGGACTGGCGCAGACCACGGATCCGTGGACCAGTGGCCAGTGTTTCCAAGCTATTTATCACAGTCTAACAGCCGGCTTAAGGTTGGGCCAGGCCGTCACCCAAGCACGTCAGCGCTTGCAAGCGCAAACCGAAATCGCGCGCTTTACCTCACAAGGATTGCCTTTTCAGAGTTGGCCATTGCTGGTTCATTATGGTGGTCAAACCATTACATTTTTTGACACCCCGCAGGCACGTGTGAGTCTGTCGGAATCACAAACCTTGGCACATGCACGCAAGCGCTTACTGGGTTTCAAGGCCACCCTACTGTCTCCTTTGCTCAACCATGCCAACGATGGGCCAGCGCTCGCCCTGCTGGCCGCACTTGAAACTTCACCGCAAGCACTGCTGCTCACCGGCCCGGCCGGCAGCGGTAAGACGCATCTCGTGCATCGTCTTGCGCTTTATTTGGCGCAGCGCGAGCACATCGATTTTGCCTTTTATTTTGATTTCAGTGACGATTTTTACGCCGTCGATATGATGCTGGAAATGATCGCTCCGGTCCTTGGGCTGGCCCCCGGTCAGCAGGCTGAAACCAAGGCTGCGCTTAACAAGCTGCGCTGCTGTTTTGTCCTAGATGGGCTTGCGCCAGATCTCTTAGCGACACAGCAAACACTCAGCGGCTTCGTGCATGAATTGTTGGCTCATGGACATTTAGTCCTCATCACCGCGCCATGCTGGCAAGATAGGTCACCCTCGGCATTCACCGAGATCCCGCTCCCACCCCTGCTCGCTGCTGAACAGCGCTTGCTGGCGGCAGCTCAATTGCGTGCGAACTCTCTCGTGGGCAAAGATCTAGACCACGATTGGCCTGCCTTGTTGACGGCCACCCAAGGCAATCCGTTTCTGCTCCAGCACGCCCTGCCGCTGCTCAATCGCCTCACGGTCACAGCGCTCACCACAGAACTCAGCGCCCGCATCGCGCACGATCGCTCTGTGGTTGATTCATTTTATGCATGGCAATGGTCAGAGATGCCGCACCAATGGCAAGACCTGCTACTGCTGAGCGCTGAAGTCGATGGCCTGCTGCTGGAGTTGCTGATGGTTGCCTTCGATCAGAAGGAACCGTTCGCGCCGGCCAAAAAACTAATGGCGCTCACGGGCAATGAAGCGGCGCTCTTCTCTGACGGACTGACGCTGTGGCAGCGATGCGGTTTTCTCGTTGGCCTGCCCCACGGCCGGATCATTGATACCCGCTGCCGGCCTTTTCTAGAGCGCAAACGGCACGAACAAATTGAGCGTGCGGTCACCGCCATCGAAAGCGAATTGTATTTCAGTCAAGTGCTGTGCGAAGGAATTCGCATCTTAAGCCGCCACCTAAACGGTCAGCAAAATCCCACCTTGGCTCACTATCTTTTGATGAATCGGCGACACTGGAGTACGCATTTAGAAAAACTCTGGTTTGCCCAAGACTACCGTGGCTTTCTGAGTGCCAAACATGCCTTTGATCAAGTGCTGCGGCAGGCCCAGTTGGGCGCAGAAAGTGCGGCGTGGTCACTCAACCTGTTGGCACGCTCCCCTGCTGTACAGGTTGATGACGAGAGCGAGCCGGAAGCGCCGTTAGCTTGGCTGGCGCTGGCCCTCGACGCCATGGCCGCCAACCATGCGGCACACCAGGCCAGCCTAGCCAACGGTGCTGAACGCTGGCGAGCGTGGCTCGATGCCCTGCCGGCTATCATCGAAAAACAGCAGATTTTGTATTTTCAGCAAGCGGCCACCTTCCTCGATGTGTTCTATCAAAGTCGGCAAGATTGGACCGCCGCGCTTGCCGTGAATGAAAGAGCGGTGCAGGTCTATACTCAGTATGAAGCCTGGCCGAAGGTGATCCAAGTACTTAAAGCGCTCGCGCACTGCTATCTCGAACTGGGAGAAGCCGAACAAACTTTAATCTGCGAAGACAAAATCCTTAATGAAATTTCTTACGCCGGCGCGCCCCCCGGCTTTCACGCCCAGCAAGTGTTCGATGTCGCTTGCGCACGCGTTGCCCGCGGCTCTTCTAACTATGCGCAGGTCGCCTTGGACCAGTTAAAAGCCATGGACGAATCTAAACGCTTCGGCGATATGCTGGATGGGCTGCAGGCAGATATCGACTACCAGCAGGAAAACTACGCAGCATCGATGCCCTACTACTGCAAATTGTGGGCCCGCGCGATCCAAGCCGGCCAGCAGCCCTATATCGAGCAATTGAGGCAAAAATTCTTACAGATTGAGCAAAAGCTAGGCGCAGAAGTCTTCGCGCAATACCTCGACGATGAACTGGAAGAAAATATCGTGCGGCCGCAAGAATATATCGCGACACCAAGGACGATACATTAGGATTCAATCTACGCAACTTTTACTAGAATTGAACCGGCGGCGGTGAGTTTTCTTCGGGTCTGGATCTGAGGTAATATGGCGAAGTTCCGAGCACCGCCCGGTCCCGCATCACGTCTTGTTTTTATAGTAGTTTTTTAACAGTCTGTAAGAAGTTTTATTTGGAGGATTGTCATGAGCGTCTATATGTTTCCAGGCCAGGGTTCCCAAACAAAGGGAATGGGCGACACGCTATTTAGTCTGTTCCCAGAACTCACCGCCACCGCCAGCAAGATTCTCGGTTACTCAATTCAGGATTTATGCGTCAAAGATTCAAGTAAGCAACTTAACGACACTCGTTATACACAGCCAGCTTTGTATGTCGTGAATGCTCTTTCTTATCGACAACGCAGCAAAGAGACAGGTACTACTGCCAACTATCTGGTTGGCCACAGTCTCGGTGAATACAATGCACTAGAAGCCTCCGGCGCAATCAGTTTTGAAGACGGCCTAAAGCTGGTCAAAAAACGCGGAGAATTGATGAGTGCGGCCCCCAAAGGCGCCATGGCTGCGGTTATTGGATTAACCCAAATGGCGATTCAAGAAATTCTGCAAGCCAATGGCCTCACGGCGATTGATATCGCCAATCTGAATTCGCCCACGCAAACCATCCTCTCTGGCTTGAAAGAAGATATCATCCGCGCAGCCTCATTCTTTGAAATTGACGGCGTTCGTTACACACCACTGAACACCAGCGGCGCCTTTCACTCCCGCTATATGGAAGCAGCCAAGAAGGAATTCGAAGCTTACCTGCAGGAGTTTACTTTCTCGGCGCTTTCAATCCCAGTCATTGCAAACGTCGATGCCAGCCCTTACCAAGCTGATCGCATTGCTGCTAACTTAGCGACCCAGATTACACATCCGGTCCAATGGGTAAAGA
Encoded here:
- a CDS encoding DUF2970 domain-containing protein, giving the protein MNTQGEKMLSRKALLGATMKAIFWAFMGIRKSRDHKQDVERLNPLHVLIAALVGGLIFITTLIIVVKLVVKNY
- a CDS encoding ATP-binding protein, coding for MLLRIVDKSEHSAAAESVQCAYSESVAGALEHRAEPVEISVETRTGVTRFVTAFDLASIPTDLRQTLDWYFTEYPHAATAQPDDHGIAAKLTELGQAIGNQLLGEQPQFAQAIAAIQKQGIQQLTVRIESTRASFLAQPWEWLVLPASSQVLSTIAKSFEKRFTGGRFSESDTELEYDLKVTPPVPDAIAELNQQMGNSAPTQAAAEKPYHAPLCILHIVSRAYSEHLPFASSAALEAATDSFCSEGAIHYEIFVAGTWAQLQKRLSDPQRPVHIVQYDGPLVVEGTATSRGQNTGAACSELLSLLLEDAGTTFGPIAFADFAKVLVQNKIAVLCLDARGYFKGSQLLDAAAGLSAAAHAAHHAGLGNLIGLAQTTDPWTSGQCFQAIYHSLTAGLRLGQAVTQARQRLQAQTEIARFTSQGLPFQSWPLLVHYGGQTITFFDTPQARVSLSESQTLAHARKRLLGFKATLLSPLLNHANDGPALALLAALETSPQALLLTGPAGSGKTHLVHRLALYLAQREHIDFAFYFDFSDDFYAVDMMLEMIAPVLGLAPGQQAETKAALNKLRCCFVLDGLAPDLLATQQTLSGFVHELLAHGHLVLITAPCWQDRSPSAFTEIPLPPLLAAEQRLLAAAQLRANSLVGKDLDHDWPALLTATQGNPFLLQHALPLLNRLTVTALTTELSARIAHDRSVVDSFYAWQWSEMPHQWQDLLLLSAEVDGLLLELLMVAFDQKEPFAPAKKLMALTGNEAALFSDGLTLWQRCGFLVGLPHGRIIDTRCRPFLERKRHEQIERAVTAIESELYFSQVLCEGIRILSRHLNGQQNPTLAHYLLMNRRHWSTHLEKLWFAQDYRGFLSAKHAFDQVLRQAQLGAESAAWSLNLLARSPAVQVDDESEPEAPLAWLALALDAMAANHAAHQASLANGAERWRAWLDALPAIIEKQQILYFQQAATFLDVFYQSRQDWTAALAVNERAVQVYTQYEAWPKVIQVLKALAHCYLELGEAEQTLICEDKILNEISYAGAPPGFHAQQVFDVACARVARGSSNYAQVALDQLKAMDESKRFGDMLDGLQADIDYQQENYAASMPYYCKLWARAIQAGQQPYIEQLRQKFLQIEQKLGAEVFAQYLDDELEENIVRPQEYIATPRTIH
- the fabD gene encoding ACP S-malonyltransferase — translated: MSVYMFPGQGSQTKGMGDTLFSLFPELTATASKILGYSIQDLCVKDSSKQLNDTRYTQPALYVVNALSYRQRSKETGTTANYLVGHSLGEYNALEASGAISFEDGLKLVKKRGELMSAAPKGAMAAVIGLTQMAIQEILQANGLTAIDIANLNSPTQTILSGLKEDIIRAASFFEIDGVRYTPLNTSGAFHSRYMEAAKKEFEAYLQEFTFSALSIPVIANVDASPYQADRIAANLATQITHPVQWVKSIQYLLAEGEADFEELGVGQVLTKLLADIKKHPLPSAHPAPASPAPAMQQQAIPTPASAMQQQAAARSDRERELAALQQKINEWNRCYPIGTQVKTAAHEGPVATKTKAMMLFGHRAAIYLEGYNGYFELNSVQPVEAS